The Anopheles coluzzii chromosome 2, AcolN3, whole genome shotgun sequence genome window below encodes:
- the LOC120953944 gene encoding uncharacterized protein LOC120953944 — protein MEEDQAFRAKYQKCKYRVKQWEKEFRKKYGRIPSKLDIRESPSEIRNSYKLYYQLKTNLLKHTLLDALDDDDDFDGSLISQEASFSQDVSGDVSGLLLSSGTILNDSALLERSSSMSSLLTKPIATAQPSDTHFEAEKLDQHNLVAWQGEKSRKAVQPTKPVEPIEPPKPVTLKGITLLPKSTALIPKRNPRKSISRNSFGPSSQGSTERNGTAPKMVLPDLETLLTAKSKELESNATKVEEKLPAPPLVPTQSEPINQLDERWINRLSGGTGDSNETATGARPSSERPTPTNFGLRNVNVASLASATSFGMSALSMTDKASGTAVVSPQATAAAARIGVQNTAYDAAIHSDSDGVVENSEDESATKTSPGMLHIAKKRKIFTSINRSPVERVEAKQPKPSIETNNVLPVESKDVENQDPRGVAEEAEQGATPKGAPKKRVQKRVSKAKQVAKKMVEKAKTVVVPRARSSRTNARKVATYKEVPLADGVQDEMEHEFSADDEDKDPDYKEQLERESRGLLPADGDDPESDQEEEPKPKSAPAKRVSRARSATGVPRKQPTKVKRSTTRKSTTVSPKLSPGSSKPAPQRGRKAKKITKRKMDVDGEEEEAVPEAEQPQEYVPEFGLARLKSIPRLDINELVRDTKLADSFILGVAGSAAEGPSSSGKTRTTAAGSTKETALRKKMAAGKLNENFVRIDIRKKVFVKGKKTINYSRYKKSQWKAKKAAALTGPEMDMRGCDGGTLTCFQCGGTGHMAFQCKKPLEDKLLPYDADTIEESSFPTLEEAEAMANSRTLAVHSNRIERLPPVANPVWKEQEQEDLPAEEEVGEPGKEEPSTLPVEDYLDEPMEQESDEHQKETEQSAAASQPAAPAYIGHKIPEEFLKQSGLLEVTVSGGFKGTVEPLYQQRGDCTVPPTPPEVFEALRMFGHQSFRHGQERAVMRVLCGLSTLVTLSTGAGKSLCYQLPAYLYRKNRSCITLVISPLVSLMEDQVHGMPDFLNAHCLHTNQTPKVRDRTMQAIAAGEVDVLLISPEAVVSGEKSTGFGSLLRQLPPIAFACIDEAHCVSQWSHNFRPSYLMICKVLKEKLGVKTILGLTATATVQTRQSIVSHLAIPDGVQGIISDIPLPDNLLLTVSRDANRDVALVELLQSERFSSLQSIIVYCTRRDDCERVATFIRTCFQDAARAAAAANAHKRKRLNYVAEPYHAGMPASRRRTIQNAFMSGELRIVVATIAFGMGINKADIRAIIHYNMPKNFESYVQEVGRAGRDGLLSHCHLFLDGKGTDRNELRRFIYANSIDRHVIRKLLQKIFVPCACAKILTNKDLALELREELKAVNGIDWDDDFEELSTADGRTQADGGGGGTRKRLCPGHEICFSIEATVQQLDIPEENITTFLCYLELDEQRYIQALSPAYTMCKVMSYGGVRPLRQAAKECPPLAMAFALDLKRGISHATSTAIEFPVIDVASAIGWDSGVVKYQLKNLEWTTVNNARKRSPLSVTFTELGFRVRAPGDLTDEELDHALDGLYERVTHQERTQLAQLQYISDALNSVCFNTIGPVSRADCPTGPSDKLKTIVREYFTTDISKEQIEIVPEPDDTTDEQLINDIRTAICRYPENNFTGRAIARLFHGVQSPNYTALVWSRSNFWRAYTKTDFNRIVRLANAEIVRMRT, from the exons ATGGAGGAAGACCAGGCGTTTCGTGCCAAATACCAAAAGTGCAAGTACCGGGTGAAACAATGGGAAAAAGAGTTCAGGAAAAAGTATGGCCGTATTCCATCAAAG CTGGATATTCGCGAATCGCCGAGCGAGATTAGAAACTCGTACAAACTGTACTACCAGCTGAAAACGAACCTGTTGAAGCACACCCTGCTGGATGcgctggatgatgatgatgatttcgaTGGCTCACTGATATCCCAAGAAGCGAGCTTTTCTCAGGATGTTTCGGGCGATGTTTCCGGTCTGCTGCTGTCTTCCGGCACGATCCTCAACGACAGTGCGCTGCTAGAACGAAGCTCCTCCATGAGCAGCTTGCTAACGAAACCGATCGCAACCGCCCAGCCGTCCGATACGCACTTCGAGGCGGAAAAGCTAGATCAACACAATCTGGTCGCCTGGCAGGGCGAAAAAAGCCGGAAAGCGGTTCAACCGACCAAACCGGTCGAACCAATCGAACCACCCAAACCGGTAACGTTGAAGGGCATCACGCTGTTGCCCAAATCGACCGCCCTAATCCCGAAGCGCAATCCACGCAAATCGATTTCGCGCAACTCGTTCGGACCATCATCTCAGGGCAGCACGGAACGAAACGGAACTGCCCCGAAGATGGTTCTTCCCGATCTGGAAACGCTACTGACGGCAAAATCGAAGGAGCTAGAAAGTAATGCAACGAAGGTGGAGGAAAAACTGCCCGCCCCACCGTTGGTGCCGACGCAAAGCGAACCAATCAATCAGCTGGATGAACGGTGGATCAACCGTCTGTCGGGTGGAACGGGTGACAGTAATGAAACAGCCACCGGTGCCCGTCCATCCAGCGAACGTCCGACTCCCACCAACTTTGGGCTGCGTAACGTCAACGTGGCTTCGCTGGCATCGGCAACCAGCTTCGGCATGTCGGCCTTAAGTATGACCGATAAAGCCAGCGGCACTGCCGTTGTTTCACCGCAGGCAACGGCGGCAGCGGCCCGAATTGGCGTTCAAAATACCGCATACGATGCGGCGATACACTCCGACTCGGATGGGGTGGTAGAAAACTCGGAAGACGAATCGGCTACAAAAACGTCCCCGGGGATGCTGCACATTGCTAAGAAGCGTAAAATATTCACCTCCATTAACCGAAGTCCGGTGGAGCGGGTGGAAGCGAAGCAACCGAAACCGTCGATAGAGACGAACAATGTGCTGCCGGTTGAAAGCAAGGACGTCGAAAATCAAGACCCACGTGGTGTAGCAGAAGAGGCGGAACAAGGCGCCACTCCGAAGGGAGCGCCCAAAAAACGAGTTCAAAAGCGGGTCTCGAAAGCGAAACAGGTTGCAAAGAAGATGGTAGAAAAAGCGAAAACAGTCGTTGTGCCGAGGGCACGATCCTCGCGCACCAATGCGCGCAAAGTGGCCACGTACAAGGAGGTGCCCCTTGCGGACGGTGTGCAGGATGAGATGGAGCACGAATTTTCCGCCGACGATGAGGATAAAGATCCGGATTATAAAGAGCAGCTAGAGCGGGAGAGCCGGGGTTTGCTACCGGCGGACGGTGACGATCCGGAGTCCGATCAGGAAGAGGAGCCGAAGCCGAAAAGCGCACCGGCGAAGCGAGTGAGTCGTGCGCGATCGGCAACCGGCGTTCCGCGGAAACAGCCAACGAAAGTGAAACGATCGACGACGAGGAAATCGACCACCGTCTCACCGAAGCTTAGTCCCGGCTCATCGAAACCTGCACCGCAGCGGGGACGGAAAGCGAAAAAGATCACCAAGCGCAAGATGGATGTAGAtggggaggaggaagaggcCGTACCGGAAGCGGAACAGCCGCAGGAGTATGTGCCCGAGTTTGGGCTGGCTCGGCTCAAAAGCATCCCACGGCTCGATATCAACGAGCTGGTCCGGGATACGAAACTTGCGGACAGTTTCATTCTCGGTGTCGCTGGTTCGGCGGCGGAAGGACCCAGTTCCAGTGGGAAAACTCGCACCACAGCCGCCGGTAGCACAAAAGAGACTGCGTTGCGCAAAAAGATGGCCGCAGGGAAGCTGAACGAAAACTTTGTGCGCATTGACATCCGCAAGAAGGTGTTTGTGAAGGGGAAGAAAACGATCAACTATAGTCGGTACAAGAAGTCACAGTGGAAAGCGAAGAAGGCAGCCGCACTGACCGGGCCGGAGATGGATATGCGCGGGTGTGATGGCGGTACGCTGACCTGCTTCCAGTGTGGCGGCACCGGGCACATGGCGTTTCAGTGCAAGAAACCGCTGGAGGACAAGCTGCTGCCGTACGATGCGGACACGATCGAAGAGTCCTCCTTTCCCACGCTGGAAGAGGCGGAAGCGATGGCCAATTCGCGAACGCTTGCGGTACACTCAAACCGCATCGAACGGCTTCCACCAGTCGCCAACCCGGTGTGGAAGGAACAGGAGCAAGAAGACCTTCCAGCGGAGGAAGAAGTCGGCGAACCTGGAAAGGAAGAACCTTCCACGCTGCCGGTGGAGGACTACTTAGACGAACCGATGGAGCAGGAAAGCGACGAACACCAGAAGGAGACGGAGCAGAGTGCAGCGGCGTCACAACCGGCTGCACCCGCCTACATTGGGCACAAAATACCGGAAGAGTTCCTCAAACAGTCCGGCCTGCTCGAGGTGACGGTTTCGGGCGGGTTCAAGGGTACGGTCGAACCGCTTTACCAGCAGCGGGGCGATTGCACGGTCCCGCCGACACCGCCGGAAGTGTTCGAAGCGTTGCGTATGTTTGGCCACCAAAGCTTCCGCCACGGGCAGGAGCGGGCGGTTATGCGTGTGCTGTGTGGGCTGTCCACCCTGGTCACGCTCAGCACGGGTGCGGGCAAATCGTTGTGCTATCAGCTACCGGCGTACCTGTATCGAAAGAATCGTAGCTGCATCACGCTGGTGATATCTCCGCTCGTGTCGCTGATGGAGGATCAGGTGCATGGGATGCCGGACTTTTTGAATGCTCACTGTTTGCACACGAACCAAACGCCCAA GGTTCGTGATCGTACGATGCAAGCGATAGCGGCTGGCGAAGTAGATGTGCTGCTGATCTCACCGGAAGCGGTCGTATCGGGTGAAAAATCGACCGGGTTTGGTTCACTTCTGCGCCAGCTGCCACCGATCGCCTTTGCCTGTATCGATGAAGCGCATTGTGTGTCCCAGTGGAGTCATAACTTCCGTCCAAGCTACCTCATGATTTGCAAG GTTCTAAAAGAAAAGCTTGGCGTTAAAACGATTCTGGGTCTTACCGCAACGGCCACCGTTCAAACAAG GCAAAGCATCGTGTCCCATCTCGCCATACCGGACGGCGTGCAGGGAATCATTAGCGATATACCGCTGCCGGACAATCTGTTGCTGACCGTGTCGCGGGACGCCAACCGGGACGTGGCACTGGTGGAGCTGCTCCAGTCGGAACGGTTCAGCTCGCTGCAATCCATCATCGTGTACTGCACGCGGCGGGATGACTGCGAGCGGGTGGCAACGTTTATACGCACCTGCTTCCAGGATGCGGCACGCGCGGCCGCTGCCGCCAATGCGCACAAGCGCAAACGGCTCAACTACGTGGCGGAACCGTACCATGCGGGTATGCCGGCGTCGCGCCGTCGCACCATACAGAACGCGTTCATGAGCGGGGAGTTGCGCATTGTCGTCGCGACGATTGCGTTCGGCATGGGCATCAACAAGGCGGACATACGGGCGATCATTCACTACAACATGCCGAAGAACTTCGAGAGCTACGTGCAGGAGGTGGGTCGCGCAGGCCGCGACGGGCTCCTGTCGCACTGCCATCTGTTCCTGGACGGCAAGGGTACGGACCGGAACGAGCTGCGCCGCTTCATTTACGCCAACTCGATCGATCGGCACGTGATCCGGAAGCTGCTGCAGAAAATATTTGTCCCGTGCGCTTGCGCCAAGATTCTCACCAACAA AGATTTGGCACTGGAGTTGCGGGAGGAATTGAAGGCAGTGAACGGTATCGATTGGGACGATGATTTTGAGGAGCTTTCGACGGCCGATGGACGCACGCaagctgatggtggtggtggcggtacgCGCAAGCGTCTCTGCCCGGGGCATGAAATATGCTTCTCGATCGAGGCCACCGTACAGCAGCTGGATATTCCGGAGGAAAACATTACCACCTTCCTGTGCTATCTGGAGCTGGACGAGCAGCGCTACATACAGGCGCTCAGCCCGGCGTACACGATGTGCAAGGTGATGTCGTACGGGGGCGTGCGGCCGTTGCGCCAGGCAGCGAAAGAGTGTCCACCGCTGGCGATGGCATTTGCGCTCGATCTGAAGCGTGGCATTTCGCATGCCACCTCGACAGCGATCGAGTTTCCGGTGATCGACGTAGCGTCCGCCATCGGTTGGGACAGCGGCGTCGTCAAGTATCAGCTGAAAAATCTCGAATGGACCACAG TAAATAACGCACGCAAACGCTCGCCACTGTCGGTGACGTTCACTGAGCTGGGATTTCGAGTTCGCGCACCGGGCGATTTAACCGACGAAGAGCTAGACCACGCACTGGACGGGCTGTACGAGCGCGTTACGCACCAGGAGCGAACGCAGCTGGCCCAGCTGCAGTACATCTCGGACGCGCTGAACTCGGTCTGCTTCAACACCATCGGCCCGGTAAGTCGAGCCGACTGTCCCACCGGACCCTCGGACAAGCTGAAAACCATCGTGCGGGAGTACTTTACGACGGACATCAGCAAGGAGCAGATAGAAATCGTCCCGGAG CCCGATGACACAACGGACGAGCAGCTTATCAACGACATTCGCACGGCGATCTGCCGGTATCCGGAGAACAACTTTACCGGCCGAGCGATTGCCAGGCTGTTCCACGGTGTGCAAAGCCCCAACTACACGGCACTGGTATGGTCGCGGTCCAACTTCTGGCGCGCGTACACCAAAACCGACTTCAATCGCATCGTGCGCCTAGCCAACGCGGAAATTGTACGCATGAGAACGTGA